In the genome of Lysobacter sp. BMK333-48F3, the window CTAGTACCGGCACGCCGCCGGGCAGCAGCGCGCCCGGCTTCAACGGCACCACCGCCACCAGCCCCGGCACCGCGCCCGGCACCGGCACCACGCCGCCGCCGGCGCAGATCCAGCCGGCGGTGCTGACCGTCGAATCGCAGCAGCCCTCGCCGCTGCCGGCCGGGCAGTCGGTCAGCCACGCGCCATCGAGCAGCGGCCTCAGCGAAACCATCACCGTGACCGGCGCCGGCGCGGTGGTCAAAGTCGACACCCAGCCGGTGGCGCTGGACGCGCAAGGCCGTTGCACCGTCAACGTCGACCCCAATGGTTCGCGGCTGATCGAAGTCGAATGGCCGGCCGCGACCCAGGAACAGACCTTCGGCCTGTTCTTCGATTTCGACAAGCCGGCCGCGTCGGGCTGGCGGGTCAGCCCGCCGTCGCCGCAGTACCGTGCCTATGTCGAGAACGCCACCACCGACCCGCGCTACCAGGACGCTTCGGGCACGCTGCGCATCCAGGGCGACGGCGACTGGACCGGCCCGCAGCGCGGCGCCGAGCGCCTGGCCGAGTGGATCCGCAACCTGCCGCCGCCGCGCAACGTGCGCCTGCAGGCCTATGCCAGCCACGAGCACGTCAGCGGCGCCAGCGAGTCGCAGCGGCGTTCGCACAATCAGTCGCTGTCGCAGCGCCGCCTCGACGTCGCCCTGGCGGTGGCGCGCCGCGCCGGCGCCACGGTCACCTCGCACACCGCCAGCGGCGACAACCCGGCCGACACCCGCCCGGGCTCGCATTCGCCGATGGGCGGCGATCCGGACAACCGCGTGGTCCACGTCACCGGCCGCGTCGCCGGCACCCAGCCCAGCCGCTGGCGCGGCCAGCTGCGCCGCCCGGCCTCGCTGCAGCCCCAGCCTCAGCCGCAACCCCAGCCGCAGCCGCAGCCGCAACCGCAGCCCCAACCGCAGCCGCAGCCGCAGCCACAACCGACCGTGCCGACGCCGCCGACCGCGATCAGCCTGTCGCTCAAGCTCAAGTTCGTGCGCCAGGAAGAACGCAAGAAGCTGACCCTGCGCTACAACCGCGCCGAGGCCACGCGCCGCACCTACGCGCCGCAGGGCTTCTTCGGCCTGATGCTCGGCGACCTGCGCGACAAGTCCAAGTACTTCAAGGAAATCGACCTGGACGATCCGTTCTTCCGCCAGTTCGCGGTCGAGGCCAGCCTGCCGATCGCGTTCGAGCCGATCGACCTGCTGTCGGCCCAGGTGGCTTTGGATTACGGCGATAAGAGCAATCCGCGCGACCACAAGCACGCCGACTTCGTGTTCACCCCGGACGACCACGGCGTGCGCCGGTTCGAAGTGTTCATGAACCAGACCCGCGACATCGACTACGACGCCGCCTACCAGTTCCACTTCAATCCGCAATCGGACTGGGCCGCCGACCGGCACTCGTACACGATCCCGGCGTCCTCGACCGAGGACCGCACCTTGTTCGTGAACCCTTACGAGCACGTCGAGTTCCGCGAGATCAACGCGATTCCCGGCGACATCGACTGGGACGTGATCGATTCGATCGAAGTGCGGCTGCAGGCGCGCGGCTATTCCAGCCCGGAGCCGCGCACCAGCCTGATCCTGAGCAAGGACAGCGGGCCCAAGACCTGGCGCCTGCGCGGCGCCAAGCCGGGTCCGGCCAACCGCGGCGTGACCTATCAGCTGATACAGCGGCGCAAGGGCGCGTCCCAGCCGGATCCGGCGACCGCGCCGGTCGAGGTCGACGTGCCGCAGATCGTGGTCCACGACAGCTTCGAGGACGCGCTGCAACTGGAGTTCATCCCGACCTTCGACCCGCTGCAGGTCAAGCGCGTCTACATCGACGTCAAGTACAAGGACGGCAGCTACGAGCGCAGCGAACGCATCGAGATGCCGGGCGTGCAGACCGACCCGGCCAAGCTGCGCATCGCCCTGCGCAACAAGGACCTGCGCAAGTACCGGCGTCGCTACACCTTCGTCGGCATGCAGGGGCAGTTCGACCAGCGCGCCTGGGTCGACGAGACCGAAGAACTGGTCGCAGTGCTGTGAGGCCGGCATGAACGCGATGCTTGCCGAACCTAATCGCGAACCGGCGGCCGAGGCGACGCCGGCGCTGCCCGCGCCGATTGCCGCGACCCTGCAGCGCCTGAGCCGGGTGCTGCCGGGCCCGGCCGCCGCGGCCGAGGCCTTGCTCGGCCGCACCCTGGCGCCGCTGTCGCGTTCGCTGTGGCCCGAGGTGGCCTGGGATTTCAGCGACCTGACCAACACCGGCGTGCCGGTGGAGTTCTCGTGGAGCTCGCGCGAGCCCAGCCTGCGTTGGGCCGCCGAAGTCGCCGCGCCGGAGACCGACGATCGCGAGCGACTGGCGCTGGCGGCGCAGGCCTTGGATTGGCAGGGCGACCTGAGCGCCTGGTTCGAACATCAGCGCCACGGCCGGCTGATCTTCGGCGCCTGGGCCTCGGCCCGGCACGGCGCGGACACCTTGGCGACCAAGCTCTACGTCGATCTGCCCGGCGGACGCTTGCCGCCGCAGTGGAGCGAACGCCATGCCTGGTTCCGTTCGCCGCTGCTGGTGTGGCGGCTGTGCGGGGTCAATCCCGACGGCGCTACCGAGTTCTATGCCCGTGCGCACGAACTCGACCGGCAGCGCCTGGCGGCGATGGCCCAGGCCGCGCTCGGCGACGCGGGGCCGCTGATGCGCCAGCTCGACCTGCTGCTGTCGGGCGCGGAACTGCCGCGCCCCAGCGGTCTGAGCCTGGTGTTGTCGGCGCAGGGCCAGCCGCTGGCCTTGAGCTGGTTCGTGATCGCCAAGGCGGTGTTCCGCGACGATGCCGAAGCCGGTGCGCGCCTGCAGCGCTGCGGCGACGAGAACACGGTGCCGGTGCACCGCGCGCTGATCGGCGGGCCGGAAGACGGCCGCTGGCGGCACGGCGTGATGGGCGTGGTCGCCGACGTGGCCGGGCGCTCGTGGGTGCAGTGTTCGTTGCGGCCGACGTGAGCTGTCGGAACGGGAGGGGTAGCGGCGGCCAGGTTTCCCTCACCCCAACCCCTCTCCCGCACGCGGGAGAGGGGCTTAGACGGTTCGATCAGATTCGATCAGGTTTTGCGACGATGGCGCAGTCGTTCCCTTCTCCCGCTTGCGGGAGAAGGTGCCCCGAAGGGGCGGATGAGGGCGCGTGGCCGCACTGGCGCGCGGCGATTGAGGATTCGCTCCCCGGCCCGAACGCATGGCGTTCGGCGTGAACTTTCGGGACGGGAGCGGTAACGGCGGCCAGTTGCCCTCACCCCAACCCCTCTCCCGCATGCGGGAGAGGGGCTTTGAGGGTTCGATCGGACTTCAACGCCGCCGCCGCAGTCCTTCCCTTCTCCCGCTTGCGGGAGAAGGTGCCCGAAGGGGCGGATGAGGGCGGCGGACAAGCCGCGGCGAATCGGCCTCAGTTGGCCGGCGCGTAGCGCAGGGTCAGGAACCACTCGCGGCCGGGCTGGTTGTAGTACGACACGGTCTCGTACTCGCGGTCGAACACGTTGGCCACGCGCGCCTGCAGGCTCAGCGCCGGAGTGAAGGCGTACTCGGCGCGCAGGTCGAAGGTGCCGTAGCCGCCCAGGCGGGTGCTGTTGGCGGCGTCGTCGTAGCGCGAACCGTAGCCGACCGCGGTGGCGCCGACGCGGAACTTGCCGAAGGCGCGGTCCAGGTCGATGCGGCCGCTGTGCTTGGCGCGGCGCGGCAGATCGTTGCCGCGGTTGAAGCCGCGACGGTTCTCGGTGTCGAGGAAGCTGGCGCTGGCAGCCAGGGTCCAGCCGGCGAATTCGGTGTCGATGCCGATCTCGGCGCCGCGCATGCGCGCGCGTTCGATGTTGTTGGGCAGGTTGATCGCCGCGTCGAAGGTGATCAGGTCGTCGGCGCGGGTGTCGAAGCCGTCGATCCGCGCGCTGAAGTTGTCGCCGCGGTAGGCCAGGCCGACTTCCCAGGTCTTGGACTCTTCCGGCTTGAGCTGGGCGTTGCCGAAGAACGGGTAGTACAGCTCGTTGAAGGTCGGCGCCTTGAACGCGGTGCCGTAGCCGACGGTGACGCGCCAGTTCTCGGCGAAGTCCAGACCCCAGGCGGCGCCGCCGGTGGTGTGGCCGCCGAACTGTTCGTTGTCGTCGCGGCGCAGGCTGGCTTCGAAGGAGTGGGCACCGAAGCGGCCCTGGTACTGGACGAAGCCGGCCTTGTTGTCGCGCTCGGCCTCGTCGTAGATGGTGTCGCTGTCTACGCGGTCGCGCAGCCAATCGAAGCCGGCGGTCAGCACGTGGCCGTCGGCGACGGTGAAGTCGGCCTGCAAGCTGGCGCTGTCGCGGTCGGTGCTGAAGAAGCCCATCGGCAGCGAGCCGAGGAAATTATCCGAACTGTCGACGTTGCGGCCGGCGACCAGCTGCACGTTGACGGTCTCGCTCGGGCGCCAGCGGAGCTTGCCGCCGATCACCTGCTGCACAGTCTCGGAGTAGTTGACGAAGCTGCCGTCGTAGTCGTTCCGGCCTTCGGCGCGCAGGGCCTGGCCTTCGATGCTCCACTGCTCGTTGAGATCGATGCCGCCGCGCAGCGACAGCGCGTGGCTTTCGTAGCCGTCGCGGTCCGGTTCGTCGGTGAAGCAGCCGGCGAACACCGGGAAACCGGCGCCGCGGCAGGCGTCGATGCCCTGGGTCTTGCGGAAGCTGTAGTCGGCGCCGAACCAGCCGCGGCCGCTGCGGCCGCCGAAGCCGCTGCCGAACTCGATCGCGCCGTTGCTGCCGCCGCCGACGTGGACGCGCGGAGCGAAGCCCTGCTGCTCGCGGCGGGTGAACACCTGGATCACGCCGCCGATGGCGTCGGCGCCGTACAGGCTCGAGCGCGGGCCGCGGACGATTTCGATCCGGTCGATCAGCGCCAGCGGCAGGTCCTGCAGCGAGGCCAGGCCGGAGGTCGGCGAGCCGATGCGGATGCCGTCGACCAGGAACAGCACGTGGTCGGATTCGCTGCCGCGCAGGAACAGGGTGCTGAGCTTGCCGGCGCCGCCCTGGTTGGACAGCGAGATGCCGGCGCGGCCGCGCAGCAGGTCGTTGAGGTCGCGGGCCTGGCTGCGCTCGATCTCGGTGCGGGTCAGCACTTCCACCGGGCTCAGGGCGTCGTTGACGCTGACCGCGGTGCGGTTGGCGGTGACCACGACCTCGTCGAGATCGGTGGCCTCGCCCGCGGGCGCGGCGAGGGCGGTGGCCGGCAGCGCGAGCGCGCAGGCGATGGCGAAGGA includes:
- the btuB gene encoding TonB-dependent vitamin B12 receptor, which encodes MRALNLSFAIACALALPATALAAPAGEATDLDEVVVTANRTAVSVNDALSPVEVLTRTEIERSQARDLNDLLRGRAGISLSNQGGAGKLSTLFLRGSESDHVLFLVDGIRIGSPTSGLASLQDLPLALIDRIEIVRGPRSSLYGADAIGGVIQVFTRREQQGFAPRVHVGGGSNGAIEFGSGFGGRSGRGWFGADYSFRKTQGIDACRGAGFPVFAGCFTDEPDRDGYESHALSLRGGIDLNEQWSIEGQALRAEGRNDYDGSFVNYSETVQQVIGGKLRWRPSETVNVQLVAGRNVDSSDNFLGSLPMGFFSTDRDSASLQADFTVADGHVLTAGFDWLRDRVDSDTIYDEAERDNKAGFVQYQGRFGAHSFEASLRRDDNEQFGGHTTGGAAWGLDFAENWRVTVGYGTAFKAPTFNELYYPFFGNAQLKPEESKTWEVGLAYRGDNFSARIDGFDTRADDLITFDAAINLPNNIERARMRGAEIGIDTEFAGWTLAASASFLDTENRRGFNRGNDLPRRAKHSGRIDLDRAFGKFRVGATAVGYGSRYDDAANSTRLGGYGTFDLRAEYAFTPALSLQARVANVFDREYETVSYYNQPGREWFLTLRYAPAN